The following DNA comes from Magnolia sinica isolate HGM2019 chromosome 18, MsV1, whole genome shotgun sequence.
gccataacccatgagcctttgaaaacttcacaatgggtctcgtaacatggcccttatatatatcagagtgggcctcgacatcgggccaccaatacgtcgaatgggcctaacctcatgggccttatatatatatcaaggtgggcctccccaacggccagaaatacatcaatatggctccaccacatgggcctagggcccaccataatatttatttgaaatccaacctattcataaggtcacttggaccttgggtaaggcccactgaaatgttcatttgaaatccgacttattcataaggtcacacgggccagggaggaggggaacaacaattttcagcttgatctgaaacttctgtggacccagaaagggtttcaatggtagagttcaattcacactgtttcttgtgatgtgggccgcccgagcgctggattgacctgattttttgaggggggtccatgtcaaatagtggcccaccaaatggacggtgtggatacaaaatatacatcatggtggggcccacggatggagccgtgggtccctgcctcttggccgcccgtcactgcagcagcagcagcgctgctgctgctttaaattttttatttttattattttttttttttttggggaccaccgagatgtgattcacaatccagcccatccattatgtgggtcccatctaaatgaccgtacagaccaagtttcaacgacatctaaaactcaggtaggccccaccaagcgattttatatgtttaggcatgtctttacatgtttttaaatggtgtggtccacatgagtttcgtatgagcctgatttttggtatggacggACGGTCcgcggggacccatcaaattcacggtgttgatcttCAAAacacatcaatatggggcccacagtggGCCGTGAGCCGCCATGTCGTTCACAATCAGCAGACGCAGTAGCGCCTCGCGCTACAGAGCGAGCAGCATGCGCCGCTTCTTCttcctttcatattttttttttaaaatagccGTTTTTCCACGAtttttcccaggcggggcccgcttaagtcccagccattggtccccgtggctcgatacaaacccatagagtctaatATTGGGTTGTTTCAAATGCAGGAGCATccgggagtaaatcaaaggtaggaagcttgtttcctatggtatggcccgctaaggaaggggatcaacttcatttttcggctcaacgcctaaaatgaaatggggaacaacatggacggcttggattttgcatatacatcacggtggggcctgcatgagtggcgcACCACTCCCTCCTCTATGCTAGCCTGTTAGTACAGCCCATGCCAGCTTACCCATCCttgtttgccaacgtccagcgtccagggacgctggacggcatgcttAAATACataatatggtgggtcccacgtagatgtggcccaccaacatatatgcataaaatgtatatacatattatattatatataatacatattatattatatatattataaaatataacatatatacatatatttatatatgatatatatatataagtacattgggtccatccaaacaatggatggtgtggatcatcacctgcaatggaGTGGGCCACTCTGTCTgttgtagatggacgggtagatgtagtacatattggtgggatccacaccattacaaagaaagagagaaggagagagatagagggaggtatacggtgagatagaggaaccccgccactatgggccctcttgattaaatcacatacatccaaatgggtcccaccaacaagtgggccctataatttaaaataatggcaaaacacccaccttatcttccttcttcttggtctcttatactccaatgcccctcagcttcaactttgatggaggatgatggacttttgatggtgaggatgagagatgggagggtgtagatggatgatggaaggtggaccacacttgagagggagaggaggcttggacgtttggggcttggggttgcttggagagatatgagaaaatgagagagaaaatgagaggatgggagtgatatgaggtgatggagtgatgggtgtaattaatggggcatgggtttgtttaaaaagtgagtaaaggagggatgggtgaagagagagagaattgactttgtgaagaaagaggtatgggttttgtacttgagataaggttgcatttaatgatgattgatgggacttattgtgtagagattccctcgaaatccgcaacgcgcggtgtttcttcggaataaacgctgatcggcatcttcttacctgagtatcggttcggtgcgcaagtcacggcgttggaaccgcggcgacgacgcgatcaccaagacataagtttcggatcgagccgacgtcggtgtgcgggacctggcttaggatcgtgcgcaaacaccgaatacggtgcgaaggttgccagaatttgaccggaaggaccgcgaaagctaatgaaatggtatggattaggacacgggtcttacatgttttgtcacaaatttggcaaagggggagattgtaagtgctatggtttctagctcctatattgtcaaattttgtagtgccaaaacctctcttgaaaTTTGTGTCTTGTATAGCActcctacataatgaagactgtgcatcACTCTAGAACAAAgactttaagaaatgcaagtttacatgGTCACGGTCAAGTACAACAacaagttcaagattcataaatcaagctccaagtcaagacaaagtctttttctTCGGACCTCATGCTCAAGACTAAAGAGGTTTCAAATTCAAGCGtcttaaagtttcaaactcaagattcaaattgaagcttcaaaaggtttcaagttcaagcttcatcatgtaatgatcacaagcttcatgaacttcaaagaacgactatcaactaaaaaaaaaagaagtttcaatgttcatacttcatgactaaaggtatgaatgactttagattgaccttagggtaggtcattttgaatacataattcaattatatcattgTATAGGTGAATGGtatgtttctcgactagtccatgaacttcaaagaatgactatcaactgaaggaaaagaagtttcaatgttcatacttcatgactAAAGGTataatgaccttagattgaccttagggtaggtcattttaaatacataattcaattatatcattgTATAGGTGAATGGtatgtttctcgactagtcctggactctgtttgactagtccttgcactagctcgactagttgtcagtttgttgcaaattttcaaaaacttttgttaagccacgaccagtcctggagactgctcgaccggtcgtgtgaatagtgcatgactcgttcacgaccagtcctgcatctacgactcaaagtccaataactattccaggttccacacgaccagtcgtgggtaggtcacaaccagtcgtggaggtctcacgaccagtcatggagggcctacaaccagtcgtggaacggctttatccgatcgaactcaaaattttaaaaatcaattggtcctacgatcagtcgtagtgtccacaggaccagtcgtgaacgcaatttcttcacttacaaatagagcatgaatttcagagtttttcattcaattcaagctaaatcaatacgatactctgagagataagttagtcattattttaagctatattatgctcatttaatattctcttttattagctttctttgtatttgattttgaatttccgcattccaattttatttgaaagagggattgaggtattcccatttcttggaatcaaaatcaaatcaagttagcccaagatactttaaatctaaaatcaatttagatcctagaaccatttcatatgtgagtattgaacattgaacttctacgttgaacttttactccgatttggttcttctgggctgcattaaagagaatatccaggtattttacagttttgtaatttcctttgttttagttttcattgagattgagccagaaaaatctcagttttggttatctgaggtgatccagaaaactcagagtgtggggttttttgaattgtgtaagcttacttgaaagacacaattgtgagggttttaggtgaacctggaaaaacctattttcatagtaaacgctaatatccactgtgtgaggatattaggagtggagtagctgtgtggttgttgtttaacagttggtgtacacacaggcgaaccactataattctttgtgttttatggtttcttttctttattctttttagttcaagattgtgggatgtatttatggatgtgaatgttgtaatctttacatttcagcattgtgaggaatgttataatagcttagatatcctttcttgctatttcctttttattcttcttcagtttgagtttttgatacacaaattgttctagtaaggttgtcttaccataaacccttagtttttatggtgcaaggttgtccttagaacagcattcgtatcaacctctcaatactagaattttgaggttgttgcgTCCTTTGATTATTTGCAATTTATTTGGCTATTTTAttgtttaattccgctgttatttttttatttggcactgtccttttcaccccccccccccctcttctaggacatatagctcggccttttcacatcCCCATAAAGTTCATAGAATATTCGAGCATTAACCGAACGGATCAGGAAATAGTCAACCCGATGGAAGTCGCACCGAGCTGGATGGACCTGATTTACAATTACCTCATATCTGGTGAGGTCCCCTCGGACAGGCTGGAAGCAAAACGTCTGAAGATCAGAGCTGCATGGTATATAGTCTTAGATAGGATCTTGTACAAGAAAGGGCATTCACAGTCCTACCTCAGGTATTTCCGACCCGATGAAGCAGATTATGTGATTCGGGAGATTCATAAATGCATCTGCGGAAACCAATCCGGAGGTCGGGCCCTGTCTCTAAAGATACTCTGTCAAGGATATTTCTGGCTGACCATCGGGGAAGAATCAAAGAACCATGTCCAGAGGTGTGATAAGTGTCAGTGATATGTGACCATGCGAAGGCAACCTGCAGAAGAAATGACCCCCATAAGCGGGTCGTGGCCGTTCACCTAATGGGGAATCAACATCATAGGACCTTTGCCCACTAGGAAAGGACAGGTAAAGTTCGCTATTATTGTAGTCGACTACTttaccaagtgggccgaggctgAGCCTGTCACAAAAATCATGGAACAGAAGGTGGTCgactttgtttggaaaaacattatctgtcgGTTCGGAATCCCTCACACTATCGTTTCCGATAATGGCAAGCAGTTCGACAACGATAATTTTCGAGACATGTGTCAGGGGCTCGACATTTCAAATGCGTATTCCTCACCTCGGCACCTAAAATCCAATGGACAAGTGAAGGCAGTGAACAAAGTCATCAAGCACCACCTCAAAATAAAATTAGAGCAAGCAAAAGGCAACTGGGCCGAGGAGCTCTCATTCGTCCTCTACGACTATAGGACTATAACTCAATCATCTACTAGAGAAACTCCATTTTCACTATCTTACGGTTCAGAAGCAATAGTGTCAGTTGAGATTGGCCTCCCTACAGCTTGGATCAGGAATTATCAGGAAGATCAGAACGCTAAGCAGATTGCAGCCAATCTGGACCTACTCAAGGAAGCTAGAGATATCTCCAAACTTCAAGTTGCTACTCGGCATCAGCAAATGGCACAATTCTACAACTCCAAGGTCAAAACTCGATGATTCCGACCAGGTGACTTGGTCCTCCGCCGCATTTTCTAGAACACTGCAGAGCCAAGGGCTGGGGCATTTTCCAGAACACTACAGGCTCCTACCACTTGAAACATCTCGAAGGACATTTGCTCCCCCACCTCTGGAATGCCAAGCACCTGAAAATCTACTACCCTTGATGTACTAACCGCTGAAGGCCCCCAGTAAATGTACAGCTTAGAGCGTCTAGCCTTTTAAGGCTTTTAACAAAACCTCTTTTAATTCCACATAATCTACTTGCATGACTTGTCGACAAACGAAAAAAGTTGCCTCTCATAAGCGGGGGCTAACTCAATgaactgatcccttaaagaagaggttagTACGTTAACCCATGAAAATTTGCCATGGGATCCTCTCATATGTAGGGAAAAAGCCCATGGACGACCTAATCCCTTGATGAAGGGTTCGGCTCGTCATACAACCAACGGATATACAAAAATAATTGTCGCTTGCCATTCGTGGGGGGGTTAACCCCTCAAGGGGTCGATCCTTATAATTTTAATATCACAAGATTCTACAGAATAGCCAAGGGGTCTCCTAAGTATGGGAAAGTCCTTGGATGAGCCGACCTACTAAGGAGTCATCTCGTCAATCGACAGCTTAACATCTAAGAATCATCATTCAGCAAATCGATCATATTATATCATGCCCTCTTCTGATGGTGAAAAGATTATCCACAAAAATTAtccataaaaaaattattatttaaagaGTTAACAAAAAAAAGGGAGGCGGGTTATCAAAAATTAGTCAGTTGGAGGGAACTGAGGATTAGCAACCGGGCCCGGGGAGACGTCCTCGGCCAGTCTCTTCTCTGCGTCCTCGGAAGTGAGGGACTCAAGGTTAAGATTCGGGTAGAGTTCCTGGACCGCGTCGATGTAGGCGTCGAAGCCGTAATTATAGAACTTGTTGGCCTTGGTGGTCCTTTCTTCCAATGTCTTAAACGCATCCATCGCAGCGGCCACCGCCAACGTCATGGAAGCTTCATCCTCAGCCCGTTGAGCCTCCTTTGCCTTCGCTACTGCTCGGCTCAGCTCTTCCGTTGCCTCAACCTTGGCCCGCTCCAGTGAGTCCCCCAGTTGGGCGTTATCCTTCGTGAGCGATTCAGTGTGGGCCCTGGCTCCTGTCAGCTCGGCTACAGCGGCAGCGCAACATGCCAGAAAGTCATTGatgacttgtaacgccctaaaaattaggggttgtgcatacactcgactcctaagttcccgggtatcacttataaccaattttactATTTTGAGGTCTCATCAGATTTAATGAGCAATATGAATTACTTAAAACATaaatcacaatcacaactagtctactaaaATGGAAATGGCAAAATGTATACAAATCCAAAAGATATaacaatgggtcgcacaaggcgttgcccaataaaatacaaaaatgatatgtccaaaagaatgatgcGCTGAGTCCCCTACTCAGCGACCCAAGTCTGCCCGTGAAATCTGCGGCGAACcacccatcaactggaaataggacagCTTGTCCTTGTCATACAGGCTCGCGCCGCAAGGCTCCTCGTACTTAGTGTCACCTgcaactactgaagagtctggttggtgttttaaaacaccgtcccaaagtgagagtgagtgatcaactcagtgggtgttattagtcttaagttacgacaaacatcaattatattgtgaatttaatgaaaggcatataTTCACAGATCTCTaattagtcttgttaatgcatatacatgtattatgatatgatgcataccctcgcaacaacactccatcgagcgactccatctaacgatcgtgtatgaccaacactccctcattgcgacctcaactgccgagtcgctaacctAACTAGTACAATGCGATCGTAATAGTGTtatccaagttcttaattaattttattcattCAGCAGATTAGGAAAACTAGTACACCTCACTTATCAATGCCCTCAACAGGctacgaggccaaggcccctcaacttACGAGGTCAGGACCccgtgatccttgatcccatcgggttcctcatccccgatttcaagcacatgcgGAGTACTAAGAAGAGagatcgctcacggtcactaccgggaagctcgtcaccccaatgtaggccgataactcagacatagtgtcccattccaccattcccGGCTCTCGAGTTagtggatcagtttcaaatggttatcaatggatttcaatggttgaagggtgttccatgGTCCATACAGGCATGAGCAGATAGGGTTAAcaagcatggttggtcagtaCGTGAACTAGACCGTGTGAGTCCAAGCGAGTACGAGATAGACAACATCAAGTACAAACGAcctgtgtagtccaactactatcgcctattcgcatccgcccaaatcCACTAGTCTAGCCTCAGGAaagtcctaccaacgagaccaccttctctcacctcagtttcctaaCTAACCTAAGTATTTGAAGGTATTTAATAACACTTCAACAAATCAGAATTCATCATCTAACACAAGTGAtgtcatgcattcatacattaaacatataaattcagatttttttacaattgcaACTACTAACAAGAGCATGAAATAAATGTGTATGTGTGGTGTGTGGGGTTAACAAAGAGACCAAGAATTACATATATATCTCATAGCACAAAAATACAATAAgggttaatgaatcatacatgctaCAAGAAAACATTATACAAGAATCAAGTGTAGGATGAATCATGCAATCACCAAGTTCATGCCCAATCATGTGAGGAACGACAACAATACATAATCATTTCATGTCATTGGGAGGATCTACCATATAAGGTCTTCACTAAGTTTTCTCTTAGAT
Coding sequences within:
- the LOC131232340 gene encoding uncharacterized protein LOC131232340, giving the protein MEVAPSWMDLIYNYLISGEVPSDRLEAKRLKIRAAWYIVLDRILYKKGHSQSYLRYFRPDEADYVIREIHKCICGNQSGGRALSLKILCQGYFWLTIGEESKNHVQRCDKCQ